The following coding sequences lie in one Dunckerocampus dactyliophorus isolate RoL2022-P2 chromosome 4, RoL_Ddac_1.1, whole genome shotgun sequence genomic window:
- the LOC129179920 gene encoding nucleus accumbens-associated protein 2-like isoform X2: MSEGLLQVEIPDFGSSVLGSLNHQRLLGHYCDVSILVQGQVFKAHRAVLAASSLYFRDLFSSESSEPSGSSQVTFELPSSVTPACFRQILSFCYTGRLNMAASEQLVLMYTAGYLQIQNIVERGLELMMMKSSSSSPYCCDSQTTSAEELGPLDTHVVRQHTTPQPQGASPDPHSISPEELLMAASRIKQERRDSPPGEDVEARVDFAGELQTGTAGALCYLGAGGGVVLGLQSYLLVGGGRSSSEGSSLPTDSPPSHPPTEEELEDNYSCNSSQSGMFQHVFGQHGSGVFMTRGQLMNCHLCAGVKHKVLLRRLLATFFDRNTLANSCGTGIRSSTNDPSRKPLDNRVLNTVKLYCQKFAPGFKESEMNVIAADMCTNARRVRKRWLPKIHSLLPNSLPASAPQPRKARRGGLTGRAGGEAEMDTHQLSDTAYLGQEADREEPHMQLVGSQGGGARQKGGEAGSGGQSQYQDTILCMSSSYSPQSCSHLAETAPPGTDDRGAESLENRQ; the protein is encoded by the exons ATGTCGGAGGGTCTGCTGCAGGTGGAGATTCCGGACTTTGGCAGCAGCGTGTTGGGAAGTCTGAACCATCAGCGGTTGCTGGGACATTACTGCGACGTCTCCATCCTGGTCCAGGGTCAGGTGTTCAAGGCCCACCGTGCGGTTCTGGCCGCCTCCTCGCTCTACTTCAGAGACCTGTTCAGCTCGGAGTCCTCTGAGCCCAGTGGGTCGTCCCAGGTGACCTTTGAGCTGCCCTCTTCAGTGACGCCCGCCTGCTTCCGGCAGATTCTCTCCTTCTGCTACACGGGACGCCTCAACATGGCCGCCAGCGAGCAGCTGGTCCTCATGTACACGGCCGGGTATTTGCAGATCCAGAACATCGTGGAGCGAGGCCTGGaactgatgatgatgaagtcCTCATCTTCCTCGCCTTACTGCTGTGACTCGCAG ACTACCTCAGCAGAAGAGCTCGGACCATTGGACACCCACGTGGTGCGGCAGCACACCACCCCCCAGCCACAGGGTGCCAGTCCAGACCCTCACTCCATTAGTCCAGAGGAGCTGCTGATGGCTGCCAGCAGGATCAAACAGGAGAGACGAGACTCGCCTCCTGGAGAAGATGTGGAGGCCAG AGTGGACTTTGCAGGGGAGCTTCAGACCGGCACAGCAGGCGCTCTGTGTTACCTAGGTGCAGGTGGAGGCGTGGTTCTGGGCCTGCAGTCCTACCTTCTGGTAGGTGGGGGTCGCTCCAGTTCGGAAGGGTCCAGCCTCCCAACAGACTCGCCCCCCTCACACCCCCCAACagaggaggagctggaggacaatTACTCCTGCAACAGCAGCCAGTCTGGAATGTTCCAGCACGTGTTTGGGCAGCATG gtTCAGGTGTGTTCATGACTCGAGGTCAGCTGATGAACTGTCACCTGTGCGCTGGAGTCAAACACAAAGTTCTACTCAGGAGGCTGCTGGCGACCTTCTTTGATAG AAACACTCTGGCCAATAGCTGTGGGACGGGGATCCGCTCCTCCACCAATGATCCGAGCCGAAAGCCACTGGACAACCGAGTGTTAAACACAGTTAAAc TGTACTGTCAGAAGTTTGCTCCAGGCTTCAAGGAGAGTGAGATGAACGTGATTGCAGCAGACATGTGCACCAATGCTCGCAGAGTACGAAAGCGTTGGCTCCCCAAGATCCACTCTCTGCTCCCCAACAGCCTCCCTGCCTCCGCCCCCCAGCCCCGCAAGGCCAGGAGGGGGGGGCTCACAGGGCGAGCAGGAGGAGAAGCAGAAATGGACACGCATCAGCTCAGCGATACCGCCTACCTGGGCCAGGAggccgacagagaggagcctcACATGCAGCTGGTTGGCTCGCAAGGGGGAGGAGCAAGGCAGAAAGGAGGGGAAGCAGGAAGTGGCGGGCAGTCACAGTATCAGGACACCATCCTCTGCATGTCCTCCTCCTACTCCCCACAATCCTGCTCCCACCTGGCTGAGACAGCACCCCCTGGCACTGATGACAGGGGGGCGGAGTCTCTTGAAAACAGACAATAA
- the LOC129179920 gene encoding nucleus accumbens-associated protein 2-like isoform X1, whose protein sequence is MSEGLLQVEIPDFGSSVLGSLNHQRLLGHYCDVSILVQGQVFKAHRAVLAASSLYFRDLFSSESSEPSGSSQVTFELPSSVTPACFRQILSFCYTGRLNMAASEQLVLMYTAGYLQIQNIVERGLELMMMKSSSSSPYCCDSQTTSAEELGPLDTHVVRQHTTPQPQGASPDPHSISPEELLMAASRIKQERRDSPPGEDVEARVDFAGELQTGTAGALCYLGAGGGVVLGLQSYLLVGGGRSSSEGSSLPTDSPPSHPPTEEELEDNYSCNSSQSGMFQHVFGQHGQEKMDSLRLPLASERRVCMLVGGDNMALPASLVSQIGYRCHPSLYTEGEPGEKVELVAGSGVFMTRGQLMNCHLCAGVKHKVLLRRLLATFFDRNTLANSCGTGIRSSTNDPSRKPLDNRVLNTVKLYCQKFAPGFKESEMNVIAADMCTNARRVRKRWLPKIHSLLPNSLPASAPQPRKARRGGLTGRAGGEAEMDTHQLSDTAYLGQEADREEPHMQLVGSQGGGARQKGGEAGSGGQSQYQDTILCMSSSYSPQSCSHLAETAPPGTDDRGAESLENRQ, encoded by the exons ATGTCGGAGGGTCTGCTGCAGGTGGAGATTCCGGACTTTGGCAGCAGCGTGTTGGGAAGTCTGAACCATCAGCGGTTGCTGGGACATTACTGCGACGTCTCCATCCTGGTCCAGGGTCAGGTGTTCAAGGCCCACCGTGCGGTTCTGGCCGCCTCCTCGCTCTACTTCAGAGACCTGTTCAGCTCGGAGTCCTCTGAGCCCAGTGGGTCGTCCCAGGTGACCTTTGAGCTGCCCTCTTCAGTGACGCCCGCCTGCTTCCGGCAGATTCTCTCCTTCTGCTACACGGGACGCCTCAACATGGCCGCCAGCGAGCAGCTGGTCCTCATGTACACGGCCGGGTATTTGCAGATCCAGAACATCGTGGAGCGAGGCCTGGaactgatgatgatgaagtcCTCATCTTCCTCGCCTTACTGCTGTGACTCGCAG ACTACCTCAGCAGAAGAGCTCGGACCATTGGACACCCACGTGGTGCGGCAGCACACCACCCCCCAGCCACAGGGTGCCAGTCCAGACCCTCACTCCATTAGTCCAGAGGAGCTGCTGATGGCTGCCAGCAGGATCAAACAGGAGAGACGAGACTCGCCTCCTGGAGAAGATGTGGAGGCCAG AGTGGACTTTGCAGGGGAGCTTCAGACCGGCACAGCAGGCGCTCTGTGTTACCTAGGTGCAGGTGGAGGCGTGGTTCTGGGCCTGCAGTCCTACCTTCTGGTAGGTGGGGGTCGCTCCAGTTCGGAAGGGTCCAGCCTCCCAACAGACTCGCCCCCCTCACACCCCCCAACagaggaggagctggaggacaatTACTCCTGCAACAGCAGCCAGTCTGGAATGTTCCAGCACGTGTTTGGGCAGCATG GACAGGAGAAGATGGACTCGCTGCGCCTGCCGTTGGCCAGCGAGCGGCGTGTGTGCATGCTGGTGGGCGGAGACAACATGGCGCTCCCAGCCAGTCTGGTCAGCCAGATTGGATATCGCTGCCATCCGTCGCTCTACACGGAGGGAGAACCTGGAGAGAAGGTGGAGCTGGTGGCAG gtTCAGGTGTGTTCATGACTCGAGGTCAGCTGATGAACTGTCACCTGTGCGCTGGAGTCAAACACAAAGTTCTACTCAGGAGGCTGCTGGCGACCTTCTTTGATAG AAACACTCTGGCCAATAGCTGTGGGACGGGGATCCGCTCCTCCACCAATGATCCGAGCCGAAAGCCACTGGACAACCGAGTGTTAAACACAGTTAAAc TGTACTGTCAGAAGTTTGCTCCAGGCTTCAAGGAGAGTGAGATGAACGTGATTGCAGCAGACATGTGCACCAATGCTCGCAGAGTACGAAAGCGTTGGCTCCCCAAGATCCACTCTCTGCTCCCCAACAGCCTCCCTGCCTCCGCCCCCCAGCCCCGCAAGGCCAGGAGGGGGGGGCTCACAGGGCGAGCAGGAGGAGAAGCAGAAATGGACACGCATCAGCTCAGCGATACCGCCTACCTGGGCCAGGAggccgacagagaggagcctcACATGCAGCTGGTTGGCTCGCAAGGGGGAGGAGCAAGGCAGAAAGGAGGGGAAGCAGGAAGTGGCGGGCAGTCACAGTATCAGGACACCATCCTCTGCATGTCCTCCTCCTACTCCCCACAATCCTGCTCCCACCTGGCTGAGACAGCACCCCCTGGCACTGATGACAGGGGGGCGGAGTCTCTTGAAAACAGACAATAA
- the qsox2 gene encoding sulfhydryl oxidase 2: MVWMFRFCWTASLFLQVAFGAQASAARLYTEDDPLAVLSSSSFTSTVTNSSSAWLVQFFSSWCGHCIQFSGTWKALAQDVKDWRQVINMAVLDCAQEDNYDVCKDYNVKFYPTFKYFHAHCPPTDKGTTYRGADRGVQPVRQLMVDILQNHTRAPEPRPPLEPWSSAQIFPLLGQRTGDFTALIVEEAESYVGREVTLDLLPYSGVHVRRALSADRPLLDALNITALPSLYLLHPNGTHTHQHTEKRQRFFFTSLLRTLPGVQRRLRTHGSSREGHVSRQASTAAWKDFDRRRVYTADLESALHYVLRVELARHPILEGAELKVFKDFVTLVAKLYPGGGPVVKLMEMLSDWLHSLPLQQIPYQAVLDLVDNKMRITGVFLGVGLNWVGCQGSRDGLRGYPCSIWTLFHVLTVQHDATPDALADTAMGTEGAPVLKVMQGYMRRFFGCEECGHHFEKASSTLASIQTPQEEVMWLWRQHNMVNSRLAGSLSEDPLFPKEAWPSPSLCASCHGEKDGVHVWDLENVLNFLRHHYATDNLSSRHARTPLRLGVPHTRPHVEERPELRPQQEVVQGASGGVWILAVGFNSVDMSLCVVLYVSSCLVLMLLFFFFKVRSRRWKLPSSRLLV; this comes from the exons ATGGTCTGGATGTTCCGGTTCTGCTGGACGGCGTCGCTCTTTCTCCAGGTGGCGTTCGGTGCTCAGGCAAGCGCCGCCCGGTTGTACACAGAGGACGACCCGCTGGCGGTGCTGAGCAGCTCCAGCTTCACGTCCACCGTCACCAACTCGTCCTCCGCCTGGCTGGTCCAGTTCTTCTCGTCGTGGTGTGGACACTGCATCCAGTTCTCCGGGACTTGGAAGGCTTTGGCCCAAGACGTCAAAG aCTGGCGGCAGGTGATCAACATGGCGGTGTTGGACTGCGCACAGGAGGACAACTATGACGTGTGTAAGGACTACAACGTCAAGTTCTACCCCACGTTTAAG TATTTTCATGCTCACTGTCCACCCACGGACAAAGGGACCACCTACAGAG GTGCGGACCGGGGGGTGCAGCCAGTGAGACAGCTGATGGTGGACATCCTGCAGAACCACACCAGAGCACCAGAACCCCGTCCACCTTTAGAACCCTGGAG ctctGCACAGATCTTCCCTCTGCTGGGTCAAAGGACAGGTGACTTCACCGCCCTCATCGTGGAGGAAGCGGAGTCGTACGTGGGTCGAGAG GTGACCTTGGACCTGCTGCCCTACTCCGGCGTGCACGTGAGACGAGCACTCAGCGCCGATCGCCCCCTGCTGGACGCGCTCAACATCACAGCCCTGCCCTCCCTCTACCTGCTGCACCCCAACGGGACACACACGCACCAGCACac TGAGAAGAGGCAGAGGTTCTTCTTCACGTCCTTGCTGAGGACACTACCTGGCGTCCAGCGCAGGTTGAGGACACACGGGTCCAGCAGAGAAGGACACGTGTCCCGGCAAGCCTCCACGGCGGCGTGGAAGGACTTTGACAGGCGGAGGGTGTACACGGCGGACCTGGAATCGGCGCTGCACTACGTGCTGAGGGTGGAGCTAGCCAGGCACCCTATACTGGAGGGGGCGGAGCTAAAGGTTTTTAAGGACTTTGTCACGTTGGTTGCCAAG ttgtaCCCGGGTGGGGGTCCAGTCGTGAAGCTCATGGAGATgctctctgattggctgcaCAGTCTCCCACTGCAACAAATCCCATACCAGGCTGTCCTGGACCTGGTGGACAACAAGATGAGG ATCACAGGTGTGTTCTTGGGGGTGGGGCTTAACTGGGTTGGTTGCCAAGGTAGCAGGGATGGGCTGCGAGGTTACCCGTGTTCAATTTGGACTCTCTTCCACGTCCTGACGGTCCAACATGATGCCACACCTGATGCACTGGCTGACAcag CCATGGGTACTGAAGGTGCTCCAGTGTTGAAGGTCATGCAAGGTTACATGAGGAGGTTTTTTGGATGTGAAGAATGTGGTCACCACTTTGAGAAGGCCTCCTCAACTTTGGCCTCCATCCAGACCCCCCAAGAGGAGGTCATGTGGTTGTGGAGACAACACAACATGGTCAACTCCAGACTCGcgg GGTCTCTGAGTGAAGACCCCCTCTTCCCCAAAGAAGCATGGCCCAGCCCCTCCCTCTGCGCGTCCTGTCACGGGGAGAAAGATGGCGTCCATGTTTGGGACTTGGAGAACGTGCTCAACTTCCTGCGACATCACTACGCCACGGACAACCTGTCCTCCAGACACGCCCGCACCCCCCTTCGTCTGGGCGTGCCTCACACCCGCCCTCATGTGGAGGAGCGTCCGGAGCTCCGCCCACAACAGGAAGTTGTGCAGGGCGCCAGTGGAGGGGTGTGGATTTTGGCCGTGGGCTTCAACAGCGTGGACATGAGCCTTTGTGTCGTCCTCTACGTGTCCTCCTGCCTCGTCCTCatgctcctcttcttcttcttcaaagtGCGATCCAGGAGGTGGAAGCTGCCATCCTCCCGCCTCCTCGTCTGA
- the ddx31 gene encoding probable ATP-dependent RNA helicase DDX31 isoform X2: MSSADDQLRLNTSSSSSSSKRTSVKVCKRKLTSSNEWWRGGKHARLQEAGPRAPPPTRSQTHRKSDAKSAVKTSSLFKHNPDIPQVHRPEVSPLIEKIFTADSFSDLNLHPHLVATLKKVLNVFTLTSVQKQTIPALLSGRDAVVRSQTGSGKTLSFAVPLVQALQALQPKVSRSDGPLAVLIVPTRELALQTFHTFQKLLKPFMWIVPGVLMGGEKRKAEKARLRKGINILISTPGRLVDHIKHTLSIAFSAVRWLVLDEADRTLDLGFEKDLSIILNALNSTGPNRQNVLLSATLTHGVTRLADVCLNDPISIHLSDPAPSSQSESFAVPPALRQFVVLVPSKVRLVCLAAFVLDKCQFSENKVMVFVSSCEEVDFLHSLLSGVLLANRQPGLRFLRLHGNMHQEERCEVFQNFSSAACGVLLCTDVAARGLDLPHVTWILQYTPPSTAAEYVHRVGRTARIGARGSSLLFLTPAESAFISELANHNISLAEMKLLDILSTLMRDDTYKGRGKYHSKSSSKAREQETRERATVLQTHFENFVHADAKSVQNAKRALQSYLRSYTSYPAHLKHVFHIHALHLGHAAKSFGLRDAPHHLGGTAPPRKQKTESARRDVKKKSARRKFCSGHKSIVLLRSEFSSGLDGLKKKKKKEEEEEEELQ, from the exons atgTCTTCAGCAGATGACCAGCTGCGTCTCAATacgtcatcatcatcgtcgtccTCCAAAAGGACCTCA GTCAAAGTCTGCAAGAGGAAGTTGACTTCCTCAAACGAGTGGTGGCGCGGAGGCAAGCATGCCAGGCTGCAAGAGGCGGGGCCTAGAGCCCCTCCTCCCACGCGCTCTCAG ACCCACAGGAAGTCGGACGCAAAGAGCGCCGTCAAGACGTCGTCTCTGTTCAAACACAACCCGGACATCCCGCAAGTCCACAG ACCTGAGGTGTCTCCGTTGATTGAGAAGATTTTTACTGCAGACTCCTTCTCAGACTTGAACCTGCACCCCCACCTG GTGGCGACGTTGAAGAAAGTCCTGAATGTTTTCACACTGACCAG TGTTCAGAAGCAAACCATCCCTGCTCTCCTGTCGGGACGAGATGCCGTCGTTCGATCCCAGACCGGTTCAG GTAAGACACTGTCCTTCGCCGTCCCGCTGGTCCAAGCGCTGCAGGCGTTACAACCGAAGGTCAGCCGCTCGGACGGTCCGCTGGCGGTGCTCATTGTTCCCACCAGAGAG CTGGCCCTCCAGACCTTCCACACCTTCCAGAAGCTTCTCAAG CCCTTCATGTGGATCGTTCCCGGCGTTCTCATGGGCGGAGAGAAGCGGAAGGCTGAGAAGGCCAG ACTCCGAAAGGGAATCAACATCCTCATCTCCACTCCTGGACGTCTGGTGGATCACATCAAACACACCCTCAGCATCGCCTTCAGTGCGGTCCGCTGGCTGGTTCTGGACGAGGCTGACCG gacGTTGGACTTAGGCTTTGAGAAAGACCTGTCAATCATTTTAAATGCTTTGAACTCAACTGGACCAAACAGACAAAATGTTCTACTGTCAGCAACACTCACACACG GCGTGACTCGTCTAGCAGACGTGTGTTTGAACGACCCAATTAGCATCCATCTTTCTGACCCTGCCCCAAGCAGCCAATCAGAAAGCTTTGCGGTGCCTCCAGCGCTGAGGCAGTTTGTGGTTCTGGTTCCCAGCAAGGTCCGGCTGGTGTGTCTGGCCGCCTTCGTGCTGGACAAGTGTCAG TTCTCGGAGAACAAGGTGATGGTGTTCGTGTCGAGCTGCGAGGAGGTGGACTTCCTGCACTCGCTGCTCTCTGGCGTGCTGTTGGCCAATCGGCAGCCCGGACTGCGCTTCCTGcgtctccatggcaacatgCACCAGGAG GAGCGTTGTGAAGTCTTCCAGAACTTCTCGTCTGCTGCGTGTGGGGTTCTGCTGTGCACG GACGTCGCCGCTCGAGGTCTGGACCTCCCTCACGTCACCTGGATCCTTCAg TACACCCCTCCCAGCACCGCAGCAGAGTACGTCCACCGGGTCGGCCGCACGGCTCGTATCGGAGCGCGAGGAAgcagcctcctcttcctcactccTGCAGAGTCTGCCTTCATCTCGGAGTTGGCCAATCACAACATCAG CCTGGCGGAGATGAAGCTGCTGGACATCCTGTCCACTCTCATGAGGGACGACACCTACAAGGGGCGGGGCAAGTACCACAGCAAG AGTTCATCCAAAGCTCGGGAGCAGGAGACGCGCGAGAGAGCCACCGTCCTGCAGACGCACTTTGAGAACTTTGTCCACGCAGACGCCAAGTCGGTGCAGAACGCCAAGAGAG CGCTACAGTCCTACCTGAGGTCGTATACCAGCTACCCCGCCCACCTCAAGCATGTCTTCCACATCCACGCCCTCCACCTGGGCCACGCCGCCAAGAGCTTCGGCCTGCGAGACGCTCCGCATCACCTTGGCGGCACCGCCCCGCCCAGGAAGCAGAAGACGGAGAGCGCCAGACGTGACGTCAAAAAGAAGAGCGCACGCAGGAA GTTCTGTTCGGGTCACAAGAGCATCGTTTTGCTCCGGTCAGAGTTCTCCAGTGGCCTGGACgggctgaagaagaagaagaagaaggaggaggaggaggaggaggaactaCAGTGA
- the LOC129179935 gene encoding barH-like 1 homeobox protein, producing MDRLSPGDPETPECRWAHAQPRSQPNTPALPGRVRPRSFLIRDILAEHPGLTRDRPEPFQTGPGQKGADRNTTRQKTAERGGASASHLKKARKARTAFSEQQLARLEGSFQKQKYISMHERAALAATLQLSDAQVKTWYQNRRTKWKRQAALALDGAMFPPTHGLYMIAPPILDLYQCHAPLLVQ from the exons ATGGACCGCTTGTCTCCGGGAGACCCGGAGACCCCAGAGTGCCGTTGGGCGCACGCGCAGCCTCGTTCCCAGCCTAACACACCCGCGCTTCCCGGGCGGGTTCGACCCCGCAGCTTCCTCATCCGGGACATCCTCGCGGAACACCCGGGCCTGACGCGGGACAGACCCGAACCGTTCCAGACCGGACCAGGACAGAAAGGAGCGGACAGGAACACCACCCGCCAAAAAACAGCTG AAAGGGGCGGGGCTTCCGCGTCGCACCTGAAGAAGGCTCGAAAGGCTCGGACGGCGTTCAGCGAGCAGCAGCTGGCTCGTCTAGAGGGAAGCTTCCAGAAGCAGAAGTACATCAGCATGCACGAGCGAGCGGCGCTGGCGGCGACGCTGCAGCTGAGCGACGCGCAGGTCAAGACCTGGTACCAGAACCGCAG AACCAAGTGGAAACGCCAGGCAGCGCTTGCTTTGGACGGTGCCATGTTCCCTCCCACTCACGGCCTGTACATGATTGCTCCGCCCATTCTGGACCTCTACCAGTGCCACGCCCCACTGCTTGTTCAATGA
- the ddx31 gene encoding probable ATP-dependent RNA helicase DDX31 isoform X1, with protein MSSADDQLRLNTSSSSSSSKRTSVKVCKRKLTSSNEWWRGGKHARLQEAGPRAPPPTRSQTHRKSDAKSAVKTSSLFKHNPDIPQVHRPEVSPLIEKIFTADSFSDLNLHPHLVATLKKVLNVFTLTSVQKQTIPALLSGRDAVVRSQTGSGKTLSFAVPLVQALQALQPKVSRSDGPLAVLIVPTRELALQTFHTFQKLLKPFMWIVPGVLMGGEKRKAEKARLRKGINILISTPGRLVDHIKHTLSIAFSAVRWLVLDEADRTLDLGFEKDLSIILNALNSTGPNRQNVLLSATLTHGVTRLADVCLNDPISIHLSDPAPSSQSESFAVPPALRQFVVLVPSKVRLVCLAAFVLDKCQFSENKVMVFVSSCEEVDFLHSLLSGVLLANRQPGLRFLRLHGNMHQEERCEVFQNFSSAACGVLLCTDVAARGLDLPHVTWILQYTPPSTAAEYVHRVGRTARIGARGSSLLFLTPAESAFISELANHNISLAEMKLLDILSTLMRDDTYKGRGKYHSKVGHLPAARCLGSWGRGFPEIGVCTDVPQSSSKAREQETRERATVLQTHFENFVHADAKSVQNAKRALQSYLRSYTSYPAHLKHVFHIHALHLGHAAKSFGLRDAPHHLGGTAPPRKQKTESARRDVKKKSARRKFCSGHKSIVLLRSEFSSGLDGLKKKKKKEEEEEEELQ; from the exons atgTCTTCAGCAGATGACCAGCTGCGTCTCAATacgtcatcatcatcgtcgtccTCCAAAAGGACCTCA GTCAAAGTCTGCAAGAGGAAGTTGACTTCCTCAAACGAGTGGTGGCGCGGAGGCAAGCATGCCAGGCTGCAAGAGGCGGGGCCTAGAGCCCCTCCTCCCACGCGCTCTCAG ACCCACAGGAAGTCGGACGCAAAGAGCGCCGTCAAGACGTCGTCTCTGTTCAAACACAACCCGGACATCCCGCAAGTCCACAG ACCTGAGGTGTCTCCGTTGATTGAGAAGATTTTTACTGCAGACTCCTTCTCAGACTTGAACCTGCACCCCCACCTG GTGGCGACGTTGAAGAAAGTCCTGAATGTTTTCACACTGACCAG TGTTCAGAAGCAAACCATCCCTGCTCTCCTGTCGGGACGAGATGCCGTCGTTCGATCCCAGACCGGTTCAG GTAAGACACTGTCCTTCGCCGTCCCGCTGGTCCAAGCGCTGCAGGCGTTACAACCGAAGGTCAGCCGCTCGGACGGTCCGCTGGCGGTGCTCATTGTTCCCACCAGAGAG CTGGCCCTCCAGACCTTCCACACCTTCCAGAAGCTTCTCAAG CCCTTCATGTGGATCGTTCCCGGCGTTCTCATGGGCGGAGAGAAGCGGAAGGCTGAGAAGGCCAG ACTCCGAAAGGGAATCAACATCCTCATCTCCACTCCTGGACGTCTGGTGGATCACATCAAACACACCCTCAGCATCGCCTTCAGTGCGGTCCGCTGGCTGGTTCTGGACGAGGCTGACCG gacGTTGGACTTAGGCTTTGAGAAAGACCTGTCAATCATTTTAAATGCTTTGAACTCAACTGGACCAAACAGACAAAATGTTCTACTGTCAGCAACACTCACACACG GCGTGACTCGTCTAGCAGACGTGTGTTTGAACGACCCAATTAGCATCCATCTTTCTGACCCTGCCCCAAGCAGCCAATCAGAAAGCTTTGCGGTGCCTCCAGCGCTGAGGCAGTTTGTGGTTCTGGTTCCCAGCAAGGTCCGGCTGGTGTGTCTGGCCGCCTTCGTGCTGGACAAGTGTCAG TTCTCGGAGAACAAGGTGATGGTGTTCGTGTCGAGCTGCGAGGAGGTGGACTTCCTGCACTCGCTGCTCTCTGGCGTGCTGTTGGCCAATCGGCAGCCCGGACTGCGCTTCCTGcgtctccatggcaacatgCACCAGGAG GAGCGTTGTGAAGTCTTCCAGAACTTCTCGTCTGCTGCGTGTGGGGTTCTGCTGTGCACG GACGTCGCCGCTCGAGGTCTGGACCTCCCTCACGTCACCTGGATCCTTCAg TACACCCCTCCCAGCACCGCAGCAGAGTACGTCCACCGGGTCGGCCGCACGGCTCGTATCGGAGCGCGAGGAAgcagcctcctcttcctcactccTGCAGAGTCTGCCTTCATCTCGGAGTTGGCCAATCACAACATCAG CCTGGCGGAGATGAAGCTGCTGGACATCCTGTCCACTCTCATGAGGGACGACACCTACAAGGGGCGGGGCAAGTACCACAGCAAGGTAGGACACCTTCCTGCAGCACGGTGCTTGGGCTCTTGGGGGCGGGGCTTCCCTGAGATTGGCGTGTGCACGGATGTCCCTCAGAGTTCATCCAAAGCTCGGGAGCAGGAGACGCGCGAGAGAGCCACCGTCCTGCAGACGCACTTTGAGAACTTTGTCCACGCAGACGCCAAGTCGGTGCAGAACGCCAAGAGAG CGCTACAGTCCTACCTGAGGTCGTATACCAGCTACCCCGCCCACCTCAAGCATGTCTTCCACATCCACGCCCTCCACCTGGGCCACGCCGCCAAGAGCTTCGGCCTGCGAGACGCTCCGCATCACCTTGGCGGCACCGCCCCGCCCAGGAAGCAGAAGACGGAGAGCGCCAGACGTGACGTCAAAAAGAAGAGCGCACGCAGGAA GTTCTGTTCGGGTCACAAGAGCATCGTTTTGCTCCGGTCAGAGTTCTCCAGTGGCCTGGACgggctgaagaagaagaagaagaaggaggaggaggaggaggaggaactaCAGTGA